The Streptomyces sp. NL15-2K genome contains a region encoding:
- a CDS encoding LPXTG cell wall anchor domain-containing protein, with protein sequence MSYPKRTAVLASAAALAGSAVLMAAPAAHAEVVDVNYQCKTPIGDKSAVSPIDIKGVKSGGGYKLTMSWQKGVSSSPVELGKGSMNPSATIKLGGADSGTMTVTGPANQEAIPANTPIKINDLSGTYTPKKTGKVTFTAGVLTIKALGTTTTCTPTNDPGPSLTLDVTAAGGGGAPQSGSESSGESGAELPQTGPEDSAIALGTLGGTVLLAGAAGALWLTRRNQTARVRR encoded by the coding sequence GTGTCGTACCCGAAACGAACCGCCGTGCTCGCCTCCGCCGCGGCCCTGGCCGGCTCGGCGGTGCTGATGGCCGCCCCCGCAGCCCATGCCGAGGTCGTCGACGTCAACTACCAGTGCAAGACGCCGATCGGAGACAAGAGCGCCGTCTCGCCCATCGACATCAAGGGCGTCAAAAGCGGCGGCGGCTACAAGCTCACCATGTCGTGGCAGAAGGGCGTCTCCTCCAGCCCGGTCGAACTCGGCAAGGGCTCGATGAACCCGAGCGCCACCATCAAGCTGGGCGGCGCCGACAGCGGCACCATGACGGTGACCGGCCCGGCCAACCAGGAGGCGATCCCCGCCAACACCCCGATCAAGATCAACGACCTGTCGGGCACGTACACCCCGAAGAAGACCGGCAAGGTCACCTTCACGGCGGGCGTGCTCACCATCAAGGCGCTCGGTACGACGACGACGTGCACGCCGACGAACGACCCGGGGCCGTCCCTGACCCTGGACGTGACGGCGGCGGGCGGCGGCGGGGCGCCCCAGAGCGGCTCCGAATCGAGCGGCGAATCCGGCGCCGAGCTCCCGCAGACCGGCCCCGAGGACTCCGCGATCGCCCTCGGCACGCTCGGCGGAACGGTGCTGCTCGCGGGTGCGGCGGGCGCGCTGTGGCTGACGCGGAGGAACCAGACGGCGCGCGTGCGCCGCTGA
- a CDS encoding ATP-binding protein gives MSTTRPYPPGDRGPEPSGASGASEGGVPATGASVEDVAVSSGGRHVRRLSLAGESGVVPLARDFARQALYAWGWLPAATADQRAAAEDVLLVVSELVTNACLHAEGPDELWIACDSKVIRVEVSDKGTGQPAPRTPHRAGRPGGHGMFIVQRLCLDWGVVRTPGVAGKTVWAELGAPA, from the coding sequence ATGAGCACCACCCGGCCTTACCCGCCGGGCGACCGCGGCCCGGAGCCCAGCGGCGCTTCCGGGGCGTCCGAGGGGGGCGTGCCCGCGACCGGGGCGTCCGTGGAGGACGTGGCCGTGTCGTCGGGGGGGCGCCACGTCCGCAGGCTGAGCCTCGCCGGCGAGAGCGGGGTCGTCCCGCTCGCCCGCGACTTCGCCCGCCAGGCGCTGTACGCGTGGGGCTGGCTGCCCGCCGCCACCGCCGACCAGCGGGCCGCCGCCGAGGACGTGCTGCTCGTCGTCTCCGAGCTGGTCACCAACGCCTGTCTGCACGCCGAAGGTCCGGACGAGCTGTGGATCGCCTGTGACAGCAAGGTGATCCGCGTCGAGGTCTCCGACAAGGGCACGGGTCAGCCGGCCCCCCGCACCCCGCACCGCGCCGGCCGCCCCGGCGGCCACGGCATGTTCATCGTGCAGCGGCTGTGCCTGGACTGGGGGGTCGTACGCACCCCCGGGGTCGCGGGCAAGACGGTCTGGGCCGAGCTGGGGGCGCCGGCGTAA
- a CDS encoding STAS domain-containing protein, whose product MDRGTVGSAQSGRLLVEVREEGFSAVVTPAGELDHHTADLLREPLEECLAKGFSRLVVDCSRLEFCDSTGLNVLLGARLKAEAAGGGVHLAGMQPVVARVFEITGADAVFTVHETVAAALADEPGGVDEGG is encoded by the coding sequence ATGGACCGCGGGACGGTCGGCAGCGCACAGTCTGGCCGGCTACTGGTGGAGGTTCGCGAAGAGGGCTTCAGTGCCGTCGTGACCCCGGCGGGTGAGTTGGATCACCACACGGCCGATTTGTTGCGTGAGCCACTCGAGGAATGCCTCGCCAAAGGATTCAGTCGGCTGGTGGTCGACTGCTCGCGCCTGGAGTTCTGTGACTCCACCGGCCTGAACGTGCTGCTGGGTGCGCGGCTGAAGGCCGAGGCCGCCGGAGGCGGAGTGCATCTGGCGGGGATGCAGCCCGTGGTCGCGCGCGTCTTCGAGATCACCGGCGCGGATGCGGTCTTCACCGTCCATGAGACCGTGGCGGCGGCCCTCGCCGACGAACCGGGCGGCGTTGACGAAGGCGGCTGA
- a CDS encoding RNA polymerase sigma factor SigF, translating into MEDTMSPRLDASHTHEATSTSPPEHLDPIERNDVLVEVEQDATDVTVEQDDVLAGLPDIPPYDQVGPVDARALSKTLFERLESLEEGTHEYSYVRNTLVELNLALVKFAASRFRSRSEPMEDIIQVGTIGLIKAIDRFELSRGVEFPTFAMPTIVGEIKRFFRDTSWSVRVPRRLQELRLDLAKAGDELAQQLDRAPTVTELAGRLGLSNDEVVEGMAASNAYTASSLDAQPEEDDTEGALADRIGYEDHGLEGIEYVESLKPLIAELPSRDRKILSLRFVANMTQSEIGDELGISQMHVSRLLSRTLVRLRKGLTVEE; encoded by the coding sequence ATGGAGGACACCATGTCACCCCGGCTCGACGCATCGCATACCCATGAGGCGACGTCGACATCCCCCCCGGAACATCTGGATCCCATCGAGCGCAACGACGTACTCGTCGAAGTCGAACAGGACGCGACGGACGTCACAGTCGAACAGGACGACGTACTCGCCGGGCTTCCGGACATCCCCCCGTACGACCAGGTGGGACCGGTGGACGCACGGGCCCTGTCCAAGACCCTCTTCGAGCGCCTGGAGTCGCTGGAGGAAGGCACCCACGAATACTCGTACGTCCGCAACACGCTCGTCGAACTCAACCTCGCCCTGGTCAAGTTCGCCGCCTCCCGCTTCCGCTCCCGCAGCGAGCCGATGGAGGACATCATCCAGGTCGGCACGATCGGCCTGATCAAGGCGATCGACCGCTTCGAACTCAGCCGAGGTGTGGAGTTCCCCACCTTCGCGATGCCAACCATCGTCGGAGAGATCAAGCGCTTCTTCCGCGACACGTCCTGGTCGGTGCGCGTACCGCGCCGACTGCAGGAGCTCCGCCTCGACCTGGCCAAGGCCGGTGACGAACTGGCCCAGCAACTGGACCGGGCGCCCACGGTGACCGAGCTCGCCGGTCGCCTGGGCCTGTCCAACGACGAGGTCGTCGAGGGCATGGCCGCGTCGAACGCGTACACCGCCTCCTCGCTGGACGCCCAGCCGGAGGAGGACGACACCGAGGGCGCCCTCGCGGACCGTATCGGCTACGAGGACCACGGGCTCGAAGGCATCGAGTACGTCGAGTCGTTGAAGCCGCTGATCGCCGAACTTCCCTCCCGGGACCGGAAGATCCTCTCCCTGCGCTTCGTCGCCAACATGACCCAGTCCGAGATCGGCGACGAGCTCGGCATCTCGCAGATGCACGTGTCGCGGCTGCTGTCGCGGACGCTGGTGCGGTTGCGGAAGGGGCTGACCGTCGAGGAGTGA
- a CDS encoding RICIN domain-containing protein, whose protein sequence is MARADGTDDEVGDGDGDGDGRDGTGGAYAGASDARLTELLRADPATADLALQELRARHRPSVLAYARLCATSESAARQLAAQALTLAARETAHGIDPGVPWRHRLLLLTGRVAESWAADERSAGLDAGLLLVLNTATSDGLVPPLLGPFQSLPSRAQGLIWYGVVEQESADRTAGFLGLTREDVVYGTQQALQAMAQACLRSRLAVSDDPRCGDFRRLIEESVRPDSPRDSPDLHAHMAHCAHCTTAYEELSVLRDSPRAALAEGLLPWAGTAYGRREASEEDAAKGVKGLALSGTWPPSRRFVLASAALGVALAPLLVFLLAQGGESSPESAGASVSTPASRPPTTLPTPASPTPSPSATSKSPSPTRSPTPSKSPTTTPSRTAPSSKPPTSPAPPPPKPPGGTYAQVVNTASGLCLDIRDGNLELGTDVITASCGSSPTQRWRVDAERGVLQSYADPDFCLDSRGSVDKGVGIWECDSIDGSNGQNLRFAVDAQGVIRPAIAPDHAVTPGGDGSVSLVREVGRADQRWRAGADQGLF, encoded by the coding sequence ATGGCTCGGGCCGACGGGACCGACGACGAGGTCGGAGACGGGGACGGGGACGGGGACGGCAGGGACGGGACGGGCGGCGCCTACGCCGGTGCGTCCGACGCCCGCCTCACCGAACTGCTGCGCGCCGACCCGGCCACGGCCGACCTCGCCCTCCAGGAACTCCGCGCCCGGCACCGCCCGTCGGTCCTCGCCTACGCCCGCCTGTGCGCGACGAGCGAGTCCGCCGCACGGCAGCTGGCGGCGCAGGCCCTCACGCTCGCGGCCCGCGAGACGGCCCACGGCATCGACCCGGGCGTCCCGTGGCGGCACCGACTCCTACTGCTGACCGGGCGGGTGGCCGAGTCCTGGGCCGCCGACGAACGGTCGGCCGGACTCGACGCGGGCCTGCTGCTCGTCCTGAATACCGCGACCTCCGACGGCCTGGTCCCACCCCTGCTCGGACCGTTCCAGTCGTTGCCGTCCCGCGCCCAAGGGCTCATCTGGTACGGCGTGGTGGAGCAGGAGAGCGCGGACAGAACAGCCGGTTTCCTCGGCCTCACCCGCGAGGACGTGGTGTACGGCACTCAGCAGGCCCTCCAGGCCATGGCACAGGCCTGCCTGCGGTCCCGCCTCGCCGTCTCCGACGATCCGCGCTGCGGGGACTTCCGCCGTCTGATCGAGGAGTCGGTACGGCCGGACAGTCCCCGGGACAGCCCCGACCTGCACGCCCACATGGCGCACTGCGCGCACTGCACGACGGCGTACGAGGAACTGTCCGTCCTGCGGGACAGCCCGCGCGCCGCGCTGGCGGAGGGGCTGCTGCCGTGGGCGGGGACGGCGTACGGGCGGCGCGAGGCGAGCGAGGAGGATGCGGCCAAGGGCGTCAAGGGCCTTGCGCTGTCCGGGACTTGGCCGCCGTCCCGCCGTTTCGTGCTGGCCTCTGCGGCCCTGGGGGTGGCGCTGGCGCCGCTGCTGGTGTTCCTGCTGGCGCAGGGTGGTGAGTCGTCGCCGGAGTCGGCCGGGGCCTCGGTGAGCACGCCTGCGAGCCGGCCGCCGACGACGCTGCCGACGCCGGCCTCGCCCACGCCGTCCCCCTCCGCCACCTCCAAGTCACCCTCGCCCACGAGGAGTCCGACCCCGTCGAAGAGTCCCACCACCACCCCGTCGAGGACGGCACCGTCCTCGAAGCCGCCCACGTCCCCCGCCCCGCCCCCGCCGAAACCACCGGGCGGCACTTACGCCCAGGTCGTGAACACCGCCTCGGGCCTGTGCCTGGACATCCGCGACGGCAACCTGGAGCTGGGCACGGACGTCATCACGGCTTCCTGCGGCTCCTCCCCCACCCAGCGGTGGCGTGTGGACGCCGAGCGCGGCGTGCTCCAGTCGTACGCCGACCCCGACTTCTGCCTGGACAGCCGGGGTTCGGTGGACAAGGGCGTCGGCATCTGGGAGTGCGACTCGATCGACGGCAGCAACGGCCAGAACCTGCGGTTCGCGGTGGACGCGCAGGGCGTGATCCGCCCGGCCATCGCCCCCGACCACGCGGTGACGCCGGGCGGGGACGGCTCGGTGTCCCTGGTGAGGGAGGTGGGACGGGCGGACCAGCGGTGGCGGGCGGGGGCCGACCAGGGCCTGTTCTGA
- a CDS encoding carboxymuconolactone decarboxylase family protein: METRSITAEVPMVPRMSEDPAALVPELAEVSAALFRVTGNGSVPRSTISLVQLRAGQIVGSTYLTVLHAGFLRKAGESEERITSVASWRDSPYFTGAERAALALVEAVLQPSADGERVSDELYAQAAEHYEGKALATLMFAIGQVNFFIPVALIAKPVPGRSFTDPWK, encoded by the coding sequence ATGGAAACACGTTCGATCACGGCGGAGGTCCCGATGGTTCCGCGGATGTCCGAGGACCCCGCGGCGCTCGTCCCCGAGCTGGCGGAGGTGTCGGCGGCGCTGTTCAGGGTCACCGGCAACGGTTCGGTACCGCGCTCCACGATCAGCCTGGTCCAGCTGCGTGCTGGTCAGATCGTCGGCAGCACCTACCTGACCGTTCTGCACGCGGGCTTCCTGCGCAAGGCCGGGGAGTCGGAGGAGCGGATCACGTCGGTGGCGTCCTGGCGGGACTCGCCGTACTTCACTGGTGCCGAGCGTGCCGCCCTGGCCCTTGTGGAAGCCGTGCTTCAGCCGTCCGCAGACGGCGAGAGGGTCTCCGACGAGCTGTATGCGCAGGCGGCCGAGCACTATGAGGGCAAGGCGCTCGCCACGCTGATGTTCGCGATCGGTCAGGTCAACTTCTTCATCCCCGTCGCGCTCATCGCCAAGCCGGTGCCGGGCCGGTCGTTCACCGACCCGTGGAAGTGA
- a CDS encoding ATP-binding cassette domain-containing protein produces the protein MPQAAVDEVQEPRAVVALTDVAVYRRTTGQEIVLDGINWTVRPGEHWALLGPNGAGKTTLLRLIGAVMYPTTGTVEVLNHRLGRVDMRELRARIGLVSAAQKVPLDASAHTIVLTGATGTVQPLWGMYDTATRERAHALLAELGCKELAERRFGDCSGGQRARILISRALMADPSLLLLDEPFNALDLPSREDLVDALHRLAADWADLATVTVTHHVEELPPSTTHAFLLREGRRLASGPVDHVLTPDNMSSCFGRPVHVACHDGRWYARSGR, from the coding sequence GTGCCCCAAGCCGCTGTGGATGAAGTTCAGGAACCGCGAGCCGTCGTCGCCCTGACCGATGTGGCGGTCTACCGCCGCACCACGGGACAGGAGATCGTCCTCGACGGCATCAACTGGACCGTCCGGCCCGGCGAACACTGGGCGCTACTCGGTCCCAACGGAGCCGGCAAGACCACTCTGCTCCGGCTCATCGGGGCGGTCATGTACCCCACCACTGGCACCGTCGAGGTTCTCAATCACCGACTCGGCCGGGTCGACATGCGTGAGCTTCGAGCGCGCATCGGCCTGGTATCTGCAGCCCAGAAGGTCCCGCTTGACGCTTCCGCCCACACCATCGTCCTCACTGGGGCGACCGGGACCGTGCAGCCGCTATGGGGGATGTACGACACCGCGACTCGCGAGCGCGCCCACGCCCTGCTCGCCGAGCTGGGGTGCAAGGAACTCGCCGAACGCCGTTTCGGCGACTGCTCGGGAGGCCAGCGCGCCCGGATCCTCATCAGCCGTGCTCTGATGGCCGACCCGTCGCTGCTCCTGCTCGATGAGCCGTTCAACGCCCTTGACCTCCCGTCCCGTGAGGATCTCGTGGACGCGCTGCACCGACTGGCAGCCGACTGGGCTGACCTCGCGACCGTCACGGTCACCCACCACGTGGAGGAACTCCCGCCCAGCACCACTCATGCCTTTCTGCTCAGAGAAGGCCGCAGACTGGCATCCGGCCCGGTCGACCACGTCCTCACACCGGACAACATGAGTTCCTGCTTCGGGCGCCCCGTTCACGTCGCCTGCCATGACGGCCGCTGGTACGCCCGTTCGGGCCGCTGA
- a CDS encoding ATP-binding protein gives MLEPEAEPEPEPETEPEPETWEYSLSIPHDPRAVTICRRTLRLILTMHGLIRLADTAELLAAELVSNAVLHTKGPATLRVRWSAGVLRIGAWDTDPEPPEPPGRLDDLADAESGRGLALIRACADVWGWQPLSRFGDRGKYVWCELGVA, from the coding sequence ATGCTCGAACCCGAAGCCGAACCCGAACCCGAACCCGAAACCGAACCCGAACCCGAAACCTGGGAGTACTCCCTCTCCATCCCGCACGACCCACGAGCCGTCACCATCTGTCGCCGCACCCTCCGCCTGATCCTCACCATGCACGGCCTGATCCGCCTCGCGGACACCGCCGAACTCCTCGCAGCGGAGCTGGTCTCCAACGCCGTACTCCACACCAAGGGCCCCGCCACCCTCCGCGTCCGCTGGTCGGCCGGCGTCCTGCGGATCGGCGCCTGGGACACGGACCCCGAACCTCCCGAGCCGCCGGGCAGGTTGGACGACCTCGCCGACGCCGAGAGCGGTCGCGGTCTTGCCCTGATCCGCGCCTGCGCCGACGTCTGGGGCTGGCAGCCGCTCTCCCGATTCGGCGACCGGGGCAAGTACGTGTGGTGCGAACTGGGGGTGGCATAG
- a CDS encoding helix-turn-helix transcriptional regulator, whose amino-acid sequence MPPKRHLTARRVRLGAELRKLREATGMRAREAAELLGADAVQMSQIESGVVGVSAKRVRRLAAHYACTDEALIDALVAMATDRTRGWWEEYRGVLPPVFLDMAEAEHHAAFLREVVITHVPGLLQTPDYARAVFRYMRPELPGSELEPRVEHRMRRRTVIEGDSPTPYDTIIHEFALRIRVADRQASLAQLRRILEQIEQGHAGVRVIPTDQDGFAGAGASMMYMGGPVPRLDTGLRDAPTGTAFIDAEPQLNRLRTLFRKVEKASLDPMASRDFIHRLSKEL is encoded by the coding sequence TTGCCGCCGAAGAGGCATCTCACGGCCCGCAGGGTGCGGCTGGGCGCCGAGCTGCGCAAACTACGCGAGGCGACGGGCATGAGGGCCCGGGAAGCCGCAGAACTCCTGGGAGCCGACGCGGTCCAAATGAGCCAGATCGAGTCCGGCGTCGTAGGCGTGAGCGCTAAACGAGTGCGCCGTCTCGCAGCTCACTACGCCTGCACGGACGAGGCGCTGATCGACGCCTTGGTCGCCATGGCAACCGACCGCACTCGAGGGTGGTGGGAGGAGTACCGGGGAGTGCTTCCCCCGGTGTTCCTGGACATGGCCGAGGCCGAGCACCATGCGGCGTTCCTGCGCGAAGTCGTCATCACTCACGTTCCCGGGCTCCTCCAGACCCCGGACTACGCCCGAGCGGTGTTCCGGTACATGCGCCCCGAACTACCCGGGAGCGAGCTGGAGCCCCGCGTGGAGCACCGGATGCGGCGACGCACTGTCATCGAGGGCGACAGCCCCACGCCATACGACACGATCATCCACGAGTTCGCCCTGCGCATCCGCGTGGCCGACCGTCAGGCCTCGCTCGCGCAACTCCGGCGGATCCTAGAACAGATCGAGCAGGGACACGCCGGTGTTCGTGTCATCCCCACTGATCAGGACGGCTTCGCCGGGGCCGGAGCCTCGATGATGTACATGGGCGGTCCGGTGCCCCGGCTGGACACTGGGCTACGGGACGCTCCGACCGGAACCGCGTTCATCGACGCGGAACCTCAGCTGAATCGGCTTCGCACACTCTTTCGTAAGGTGGAGAAAGCGTCGCTGGACCCCATGGCGTCGCGGGACTTCATCCACCGTTTGTCGAAGGAACTCTGA
- a CDS encoding DUF397 domain-containing protein has translation MTRALHWQKSSFSDGGDGNTCVELAATPTTLHLRESETPDTELTTTTEPLAHLILGVKSGRFHAATPR, from the coding sequence ATGACCCGAGCCCTGCACTGGCAGAAATCGTCCTTCTCCGACGGCGGTGATGGCAACACCTGCGTCGAACTCGCCGCCACCCCCACCACCCTCCACCTCCGCGAAAGCGAAACCCCCGACACCGAACTCACCACCACCACCGAGCCCTTGGCTCACCTCATACTCGGCGTGAAGTCAGGCCGCTTCCACGCCGCCACACCCCGATAA
- the hutI gene encoding imidazolonepropionase, whose translation MSSSTVITNIATLVTNDPSLGDGSPLGLIQDAAVVIDGDRIAWTGESSKAPATDNRVDADGRAVLPGFVDSHSHLVFAGDRTQEFNARMSGRPYSAGGIRTTVAATRAATDAELEANLTRYLAEALRQGTTTFETKSGYGLTVADESRALRIAAAHTDEVTYLGAHIVSPDYADDPAAYVALVTGEMLDACAPYARWIDVFCEKGAFDGDQARAILTAGKAKGLHPRIHANQLSYGPGVQLAVELDAASADHCTHLTDADVDALAGSRTVATLLPGAEFSTRAEWPNARRLLDAGVTVALSTDCNPGSSFTSSVPFCIALAVRDMGMTPDEAVWSATEGGARALRREDIGRLTPGAYADLVLLDAPSHVHLAYRPGVPLVIGVWRRGSGLTSRRV comes from the coding sequence ATGAGCAGCAGCACCGTCATCACCAACATCGCCACGCTGGTCACCAACGACCCCTCCCTCGGTGACGGCTCCCCCCTCGGACTGATCCAGGACGCGGCCGTCGTCATCGACGGCGACCGCATCGCGTGGACCGGTGAATCAAGCAAAGCACCCGCCACTGACAATCGGGTCGACGCCGACGGCCGGGCGGTCCTCCCCGGCTTCGTCGACTCCCACTCCCACCTGGTCTTCGCGGGCGACCGCACGCAGGAGTTCAACGCCCGCATGTCCGGCCGGCCCTACAGCGCGGGCGGCATCCGCACCACCGTCGCCGCCACCCGCGCCGCGACGGACGCCGAACTGGAGGCCAATCTCACCCGCTACCTCGCCGAGGCCCTCCGCCAGGGCACGACCACCTTCGAAACCAAGTCCGGCTACGGCCTGACCGTCGCCGACGAGTCCCGCGCCCTGCGTATCGCCGCCGCCCACACCGACGAGGTCACCTACCTCGGCGCCCACATCGTCTCCCCCGACTACGCCGACGACCCCGCCGCCTACGTCGCCCTGGTCACCGGCGAGATGCTCGACGCCTGCGCCCCGTACGCCCGTTGGATCGACGTCTTCTGCGAGAAGGGCGCCTTCGACGGCGACCAGGCCCGGGCCATCCTCACGGCGGGCAAGGCGAAGGGCCTGCACCCGCGCATCCATGCCAACCAGCTGTCCTACGGCCCCGGCGTGCAGCTCGCGGTCGAGCTGGATGCCGCCAGTGCGGACCACTGCACGCACCTGACGGACGCAGATGTGGATGCGCTGGCGGGTAGCCGTACGGTCGCCACGCTCTTGCCCGGCGCGGAGTTCTCCACGCGCGCCGAGTGGCCGAACGCGCGGCGTCTGCTCGACGCGGGGGTCACGGTTGCCCTGTCGACCGACTGCAACCCGGGGTCGTCCTTCACGTCGTCCGTACCGTTCTGCATCGCGCTCGCGGTACGGGACATGGGGATGACCCCGGACGAGGCGGTGTGGTCGGCCACGGAGGGTGGAGCGCGGGCGTTGAGGCGCGAGGACATCGGTCGTCTCACGCCGGGGGCGTACGCCGACCTTGTGCTGCTTGACGCTCCGAGCCATGTGCATCTGGCCTACCGGCCGGGGGTGCCGTTGGTTATCGGGGTGTGGCGGCGTGGAAGCGGCCTGACTTCACGCCGAGTATGA
- a CDS encoding formimidoylglutamate deiminase has protein sequence MTPTQHPPTRQTQTYWLEHAWLDTHVEPGVAVDTRDGRITAVRTGTDTPPPGAEVLRGLTLPGLANAHSHAFHRALRGTVQVGSGTFWTWREVMYATADRLTPETYHALARAVYAEMALAGITAVGEFHYVHHALGGTPYADPNAMGEALIDAAAEAGIRITLLDTVYLSSGILNKHSGRPPTTHQLRFSDGSADAWAERCSVLKERDHARIGAAVHSVRAVPAGQLATVARWAEERRAPLHVHLSEQTAENDACLEAHGCTPTQLLAEHGVLGRRTTGVHNTHLTDEDIALIGGSGTGTCMCPTTERDLADGIGPATALQQAGSALSLGSDSHAVIDLLEEARAMELNERLRTRTRGHWTAAALLRAASADGHAALGWDEAGTIETGALADLTTIALDSVRTAGPLPRLGAETAVFAGTAADVRHTIVGGRHVVRDGAHALVPDVPQALAQAIQALRA, from the coding sequence GTGACGCCGACGCAGCATCCGCCGACGCGGCAAACGCAGACGTACTGGCTGGAGCACGCCTGGCTCGACACCCACGTCGAGCCGGGCGTGGCGGTGGACACGAGAGACGGCCGCATCACCGCCGTCCGCACGGGCACCGACACACCGCCGCCCGGCGCGGAGGTGCTGCGCGGCCTCACCCTCCCCGGCCTGGCGAACGCCCACTCGCACGCCTTCCACCGCGCCCTGCGCGGCACCGTCCAGGTCGGCTCCGGAACCTTCTGGACCTGGCGCGAGGTCATGTACGCCACCGCCGACCGGCTGACCCCGGAGACCTACCACGCCCTCGCCCGCGCGGTGTACGCGGAGATGGCGCTGGCCGGCATCACCGCCGTGGGCGAGTTCCACTACGTCCACCACGCCCTCGGCGGCACCCCTTACGCCGACCCCAACGCGATGGGCGAGGCGCTCATCGACGCCGCCGCCGAAGCCGGTATCCGCATTACGCTCCTCGACACCGTCTACCTCTCCTCCGGCATCTTGAACAAGCACAGCGGCCGGCCGCCCACCACCCACCAGCTCCGCTTCTCCGACGGGAGCGCGGACGCCTGGGCGGAACGCTGTTCAGTTCTCAAGGAACGGGATCACGCGCGGATCGGGGCTGCCGTCCACTCCGTACGGGCCGTGCCCGCCGGGCAGTTGGCGACCGTGGCGCGCTGGGCCGAGGAGCGGCGGGCCCCGCTCCATGTGCACCTGTCCGAGCAGACCGCCGAGAACGACGCCTGCCTGGAGGCTCACGGGTGCACGCCCACGCAGCTGCTCGCCGAGCACGGGGTCCTCGGGCGGCGCACCACCGGCGTCCACAACACCCACCTCACCGACGAGGACATCGCCCTCATCGGCGGCAGCGGCACCGGCACCTGCATGTGCCCGACGACGGAACGGGACCTCGCGGACGGCATCGGCCCCGCGACCGCCCTTCAGCAGGCAGGCTCCGCACTCTCCCTCGGCTCCGACAGCCACGCCGTCATCGACCTGCTCGAAGAGGCGCGCGCGATGGAGCTCAACGAGCGCCTGCGCACCCGCACCCGCGGCCACTGGACCGCCGCCGCCCTGCTGCGGGCCGCCTCCGCCGACGGCCACGCGGCCCTCGGCTGGGACGAGGCCGGCACCATCGAGACCGGAGCGCTCGCCGACCTCACGACGATCGCGCTCGACTCGGTCAGAACAGCGGGGCCGCTGCCCAGGCTCGGCGCCGAGACGGCCGTATTCGCCGGGACAGCAGCGGACGTACGGCACACGATCGTGGGCGGGCGGCACGTCGTACGAGACGGGGCCCACGCCCTCGTACCCGATGTGCCGCAGGCCCTCGCCCAAGCCATCCAAGCCCTGCGCGCCTGA